A section of the Rummeliibacillus pycnus genome encodes:
- a CDS encoding McrC family protein — MKVEYILSEYSERLIQYELTNDERNYLQDISCIHKNTPWEQRFYFDELRTGLRIKTTSYVGVIELENIRIIIQPKFDKQFDKVMDMLLFAKGQALWKQVNTTGTVHKDNLFLKFTELFVSEAEELLQNALKKDYVSKQDNLKNVSGRILIRENAMRNFNLPTSVYCQYDELIYDVLENQVVLTVLEMLAKLNIGDFKQQILHLRQQFEMICKPFNGNRWPNFTYNRLNEMYRLVHILGKYLFERLFLQNHRQQYSTFQFAFLLDMNELFELFVFQLLNQYCPISFSVQHGKRLTDAFLLEGQRYRDIIPDLLVKNRDSGETFVLDTKYKGYDLKRVSTNDLYQLSIYAQYFQMAESYKATIIYPVFNGVNETTERYIEINRKAKLNGKIVMRSISIEQVLKWIAQRKNNELRILVKQLVGI; from the coding sequence ATGAAAGTTGAATACATCCTCTCTGAATATAGCGAGAGATTAATTCAATATGAGTTAACGAATGATGAGCGTAACTATTTACAAGATATATCATGCATTCACAAAAATACCCCATGGGAGCAACGTTTTTACTTTGATGAATTGCGAACGGGTCTTCGTATAAAAACAACAAGTTATGTCGGTGTAATAGAACTTGAGAATATACGAATCATTATTCAGCCAAAGTTTGATAAACAGTTCGATAAGGTCATGGACATGCTATTATTTGCGAAAGGACAAGCTCTCTGGAAGCAAGTAAACACCACAGGCACTGTCCATAAAGATAATTTATTTTTAAAATTTACAGAGTTATTTGTTTCTGAGGCTGAGGAATTGTTACAAAATGCGTTGAAAAAGGATTACGTTTCAAAACAAGATAATTTAAAAAATGTATCCGGACGAATATTAATAAGAGAAAATGCCATGAGAAATTTTAATTTACCGACATCTGTTTATTGCCAGTACGATGAACTCATCTATGATGTATTGGAAAATCAAGTAGTACTTACTGTTCTAGAAATGTTAGCTAAATTGAATATTGGAGATTTCAAGCAACAAATCTTACATTTGAGACAGCAATTTGAAATGATTTGTAAACCGTTTAATGGGAATAGATGGCCTAACTTTACATATAACCGGTTAAATGAAATGTATAGACTTGTTCATATTCTTGGAAAGTACCTGTTTGAAAGGCTATTTTTGCAAAATCATCGGCAACAATATAGTACATTCCAATTTGCGTTTTTACTCGATATGAATGAATTATTTGAGCTTTTTGTCTTCCAATTACTCAACCAATATTGTCCAATTAGCTTTTCGGTGCAGCATGGAAAACGTTTAACAGATGCCTTTTTACTCGAAGGACAACGCTATAGGGATATTATCCCGGATTTACTTGTAAAGAATAGAGATTCGGGAGAAACTTTCGTGTTAGATACAAAATATAAAGGCTATGATTTAAAACGCGTATCAACAAATGATCTATATCAACTTTCTATTTACGCACAGTATTTCCAAATGGCAGAAAGTTATAAAGCGACCATAATTTACCCCGTATTTAATGGTGTCAATGAAACGACAGAAAGGTATATTGAAATAAATCGAAAAGCAAAGTTGAATGGAAAAATCGTAATGCGTAGTATTTCAATTGAACAAGTACTTAAATGGATTGCACAAAGAAAAAATAATGAGTTACGGATATTAGTCAAGCAGTTAGTGGGAATCTAA
- a CDS encoding McrB family protein, producing MGNLVQAVKDFVTPERLKYLEKAKLLHTQFLELFPYESLKDLTIEQYALGLQPKDSFSWWLEYNTIPLGSIKGGSAAKHVIYFKKKENAWFYPQEFSSEQEAWEKLRQDIIAIIDQVHSESYRNITEDNLLHSKSMLKGKISFMYAPNKLLPIYQVQHLKLFLSQLGVEEKRMDSQDCVYLSMLLRDTLYAQEELQQYDEIILADFLYRTFMKKEVVTKIAPGDNAKNWETCYENNFIAIGWKELGDLSQYNTFNELKEQMSRLGYYPNASTITRKANEIWDFYNLQPGDIVIANRGTSKIIAMGTVNEKGYTYRPEFEHYQHTIGVTWDKVFANGELVIPPQNKWKTITVGKVPKKQFDEWLENGQVAKSEPSVEFEGDISFYEKIDKAIERKGQVILFGPPGTGKTYTVRQYIKWKQQQNIDVSVEFCTFHPSYQYEDFIEGYRPVQGENGMVAFSLEDGVFKKFVKKAKENTEKMHIFIIDELNRGNVPKIFGELITLLEKDKRGMALTLPQSKESFAIPENLMLICTMNTSDRSIKMIDAAIKRRFAFIECMPDYDILNEDVDGLSVNSSDILKVLNNKLIAIQGRDLQIGHAYFMQGAKVVSTVEEIKDIFEFDLIPLLQEYCFDNYQLLAEIIGDSFVDLDEQDINRGIFTDSNEAFIEAIENHFQVNLHES from the coding sequence GTGGGAAATTTAGTACAAGCCGTTAAGGATTTTGTTACACCAGAGCGGTTGAAATATTTAGAGAAAGCTAAGTTGTTACATACACAATTTTTAGAGTTATTTCCTTATGAATCATTAAAAGATTTAACAATTGAACAATATGCACTAGGCTTGCAGCCAAAAGATTCTTTTAGTTGGTGGTTAGAGTATAATACTATCCCTCTCGGTAGTATTAAAGGTGGTTCTGCAGCGAAACATGTCATTTACTTTAAGAAAAAAGAAAACGCTTGGTTTTACCCTCAAGAATTTTCGTCAGAGCAAGAAGCATGGGAAAAGCTACGACAAGATATTATTGCAATAATTGATCAAGTACATAGTGAAAGTTATAGGAATATAACAGAAGATAATTTACTTCATAGTAAATCCATGTTAAAGGGTAAAATTTCCTTTATGTATGCTCCAAATAAGTTACTTCCAATCTATCAAGTACAGCACTTAAAACTGTTTTTATCTCAGCTTGGAGTAGAAGAGAAAAGAATGGATTCACAAGATTGTGTATATTTAAGTATGTTGTTACGCGATACACTGTATGCACAAGAAGAACTTCAACAATACGATGAAATTATATTGGCAGATTTTTTGTATAGAACATTTATGAAAAAAGAGGTTGTAACTAAAATTGCTCCAGGAGATAACGCAAAGAATTGGGAAACTTGTTATGAAAATAATTTCATCGCAATTGGTTGGAAAGAACTTGGTGATTTATCTCAGTACAATACATTTAACGAGTTAAAAGAACAGATGAGTCGACTAGGATATTATCCGAATGCATCAACTATAACGAGAAAAGCAAACGAAATATGGGATTTTTATAATTTACAACCTGGAGATATTGTTATTGCGAATCGTGGAACAAGTAAAATTATTGCAATGGGTACTGTAAATGAGAAAGGTTATACATATCGACCCGAGTTTGAACACTACCAACATACAATAGGTGTTACATGGGATAAGGTATTTGCAAATGGTGAATTAGTTATTCCACCACAAAACAAATGGAAGACAATTACGGTTGGTAAAGTTCCAAAGAAACAATTTGATGAATGGTTGGAAAATGGTCAAGTAGCGAAGTCAGAACCTAGTGTAGAGTTTGAAGGAGATATATCTTTTTACGAAAAAATAGACAAAGCAATTGAGCGGAAAGGACAGGTTATCTTATTTGGCCCTCCAGGTACAGGAAAAACATATACAGTTCGTCAATATATAAAATGGAAGCAACAACAAAATATTGATGTATCAGTTGAGTTTTGTACTTTCCATCCATCCTACCAATATGAAGATTTTATTGAAGGATATCGACCAGTTCAAGGAGAGAATGGCATGGTGGCATTTTCTTTAGAAGATGGTGTTTTCAAAAAGTTTGTTAAGAAGGCAAAGGAAAACACAGAAAAAATGCATATATTTATAATTGATGAACTGAATCGAGGAAATGTGCCGAAAATTTTTGGGGAGCTTATTACGCTGTTAGAAAAGGATAAACGCGGAATGGCACTTACTTTGCCACAAAGTAAAGAATCTTTTGCGATTCCCGAAAATCTTATGCTTATATGCACGATGAACACTTCAGATCGAAGTATTAAAATGATCGATGCAGCGATTAAACGACGCTTCGCATTTATTGAATGTATGCCAGATTATGACATTTTAAATGAAGATGTTGACGGATTAAGTGTCAATTCATCTGATATTTTAAAAGTATTAAATAATAAGTTGATAGCCATTCAAGGGCGTGATTTACAAATTGGACATGCTTATTTTATGCAAGGTGCCAAAGTTGTTTCGACTGTGGAAGAAATTAAAGATATTTTTGAATTTGATTTAATCCCACTGCTTCAAGAATATTGTTTTGATAATTACCAATTACTTGCTGAAATTATTGGCGATAGTTTTGTGGACTTAGATGAGCAAGATATAAATAGAGGAATTTTTACGGATTCAAACGAAGCATTTATCGAGGCAATTGAAAATCATTTCCAGGTGAATTTACATGAAAGTTGA
- a CDS encoding DUF4352 domain-containing protein has protein sequence MNKILKLIIVSAFLMAILTACGEAEVKQVDQSTKTTEKKVKKAPTFYKVGDTVSIDGMEIKLVSAKFVKPAEYVKTEKGKVLEIEVSAKNNSANNGFVDNTEFTISDAKGNMQEQYFGFDYTLSGEVKKGKTMTGKIAFDVPYSKEYELYYEPSFSLKNNAEIKFKLKKSELK, from the coding sequence ATGAACAAAATATTAAAATTGATCATTGTATCTGCGTTTTTAATGGCTATTTTGACTGCATGTGGTGAAGCTGAGGTCAAACAAGTTGATCAAAGCACAAAAACAACTGAAAAGAAAGTGAAAAAGGCACCTACATTTTATAAAGTAGGTGATACGGTTTCTATTGATGGCATGGAAATAAAATTAGTTTCTGCTAAATTTGTAAAACCAGCAGAGTATGTAAAAACTGAAAAAGGAAAGGTTTTAGAGATTGAAGTCAGTGCTAAAAACAACAGTGCAAACAATGGCTTTGTAGACAACACGGAATTCACAATTTCTGATGCAAAAGGGAATATGCAAGAACAATATTTTGGGTTTGATTATACCTTAAGCGGAGAAGTCAAAAAAGGAAAAACAATGACAGGGAAGATTGCATTTGATGTACCATATTCAAAAGAATATGAATTGTACTATGAACCTTCTTTCTCGTTAAAAAATAATGCAGAAATTAAATTTAAACTCAAAAAATCAGAATTAAAATAA
- a CDS encoding helix-turn-helix transcriptional regulator — MNNQNIRLLSLFNRLKSGKSISKLEEATRFGVSEKTIQRDIGDIREYLEIEDPGSYLVFNKKEKNYTISREEQKYISSQELLAIVKILMDSRAFPKKEMQAIIDHLLELSVSENKKLIESIISNEKYLYESLQNSKSIFETLWNLAKSINSKNLIQVAYKKEYENKAKAKILKPVGLIFSEFYFYLIAYQSNVDLDFPKTYRVDRIEEVKILPDKFKVPYSDRFQEGEFKKRVQFMYSGELLHIKFRYKGWSPQAILDRLPTAKIVKQDGSGTVFTAEVFGEGIKMWLLSQAEYIEVLEPAHFRETLAKTIRKMNNLYE, encoded by the coding sequence ATGAATAACCAAAATATTCGATTGCTATCACTTTTTAATAGATTGAAGAGTGGAAAGTCAATCAGCAAGCTTGAAGAAGCGACTCGCTTTGGTGTGAGTGAAAAAACCATTCAAAGAGATATTGGTGATATTAGAGAATATCTAGAGATTGAAGATCCTGGTAGTTATTTGGTTTTTAATAAAAAGGAAAAAAACTATACGATTAGTCGAGAAGAACAAAAATATATTTCATCACAAGAATTACTTGCAATTGTGAAAATTTTAATGGATTCAAGAGCTTTTCCTAAAAAAGAAATGCAAGCCATTATTGATCATTTACTTGAGTTATCTGTAAGTGAAAATAAAAAATTAATTGAAAGTATCATTAGTAATGAAAAGTATTTATATGAAAGCTTACAAAATAGCAAATCAATCTTTGAAACGCTTTGGAATTTAGCAAAATCGATAAACAGTAAAAACCTTATTCAAGTGGCATATAAAAAAGAATATGAAAATAAAGCGAAAGCAAAAATCCTAAAACCTGTGGGCCTCATTTTTTCAGAATTTTACTTTTATCTCATTGCTTATCAATCAAACGTAGACTTAGATTTTCCAAAAACCTATCGAGTGGATCGGATAGAAGAAGTCAAAATATTACCCGATAAATTTAAAGTACCATATAGCGATCGCTTCCAAGAAGGAGAATTCAAAAAAAGAGTTCAATTCATGTACAGTGGAGAATTATTACATATTAAGTTTCGATATAAAGGTTGGTCACCACAAGCAATATTAGATCGACTTCCAACAGCCAAAATCGTAAAACAAGATGGATCAGGTACAGTATTTACGGCAGAAGTTTTCGGGGAAGGCATCAAAATGTGGTTACTAAGCCAAGCAGAATATATCGAAGTACTTGAACCTGCACATTTTAGAGAAACGCTAGCCAAAACTATTCGAAAAATGAACAATTTATATGAATAA
- a CDS encoding YhgE/Pip domain-containing protein, with translation MKNHKFLILAPIISLILIFIFSCTQIPTTHQAPKNLKIALVNEDQGVGKNNMGETILKGIQQATEKQKTDEEPMIKWVNLKNQDEMQKGMDDQSYYGAIVIPSDFSKKYMTLQSPSPVSPEMKLVVNQGKNATIANIVNQALNGIVDQFNGKISGEILGALQAKHVKLSVEQAKILTSPITKNTVMVHPTGTLGNAPLSLFQPLWFGSLIGAVLIFLSIKKRIFNNQKEELLARLIQLGVSLIIGVVTGFGLTWFATSILDYDFPSLLDTALFLTLTSCSFTLMIFAILSWIGFAGIPIFVLLLFFGIPLLQITPEVMPVFYKDWIYPWLPMRFMTEGLRELFFFDDAIRWNTSTAALTWIGIVSLILGVLSVWKPKREKGLANVDEGGIVEEK, from the coding sequence ATGAAGAACCATAAATTTTTAATACTTGCACCAATTATTTCTTTGATTTTGATATTTATCTTTAGTTGTACGCAAATTCCAACTACTCATCAGGCACCTAAAAACTTGAAAATAGCTCTTGTCAACGAAGATCAAGGAGTAGGAAAGAATAATATGGGTGAAACCATTTTGAAGGGGATTCAACAGGCTACTGAGAAGCAAAAAACGGATGAAGAACCAATGATTAAATGGGTGAACCTAAAAAATCAAGATGAAATGCAAAAGGGAATGGATGATCAAAGCTATTATGGAGCAATCGTCATTCCATCTGACTTTAGTAAAAAGTACATGACTTTACAATCACCATCACCTGTTTCTCCAGAAATGAAACTAGTAGTCAATCAAGGGAAAAACGCTACTATTGCAAATATAGTAAATCAAGCTCTAAACGGCATCGTTGACCAATTCAACGGAAAAATAAGTGGAGAGATATTAGGTGCTTTACAAGCCAAGCATGTGAAGCTGTCAGTAGAACAGGCTAAAATCTTAACATCACCTATTACGAAAAATACCGTAATGGTTCATCCAACGGGAACATTAGGTAATGCACCATTATCTTTATTCCAACCATTATGGTTTGGTAGCTTAATAGGCGCTGTTTTGATTTTCCTTTCGATAAAAAAACGAATCTTCAACAATCAAAAGGAAGAACTGTTGGCACGTCTCATTCAGCTAGGCGTTAGTCTTATCATTGGTGTTGTAACAGGCTTCGGACTAACTTGGTTTGCCACATCTATACTCGATTACGATTTTCCAAGTTTACTAGATACAGCGCTATTTTTAACTTTAACAAGCTGTAGCTTTACCTTAATGATATTCGCGATTTTAAGCTGGATTGGATTCGCTGGCATTCCGATTTTTGTATTACTACTATTCTTTGGCATTCCATTATTACAAATAACACCAGAAGTCATGCCAGTCTTTTACAAGGATTGGATCTATCCTTGGCTACCAATGCGCTTTATGACTGAAGGATTACGTGAACTATTCTTCTTTGATGATGCAATTCGTTGGAATACATCTACTGCAGCTTTAACATGGATTGGAATAGTGAGTTTAATCTTGGGGGTTTTATCTGTTTGGAAACCGAAGAGAGAGAAGGGCCTAGCTAATGTTGATGAAGGGGGAATTGTAGAAGAAAAATAG
- a CDS encoding TetR/AcrR family transcriptional regulator: MAQAQSKQDRRILKTKNEIKQALTELIEEKRFEAITVRDITERANINRGTFYLHYQDKYDLLKQCEDEIIKNIIENVRDVQVYDIEELIAKEKPFPFIVTILEYIQENADFLRAVLGPNGDPSFQEKLKEVMIQNFFFKKLNNPSTTVPIDILTTYISSAHLGVIQQWLNTGMKQSPEEMASILFRIITKGPIVAIGFGNRVQEK; encoded by the coding sequence ATGGCTCAAGCTCAATCCAAACAAGATCGTCGAATACTGAAAACTAAAAATGAAATTAAACAAGCATTGACGGAGTTAATAGAGGAGAAGCGTTTTGAAGCAATCACCGTTCGTGATATTACGGAAAGAGCTAATATTAACCGGGGTACATTTTACTTACACTATCAAGATAAATATGACCTACTAAAACAATGTGAAGACGAAATTATCAAAAACATTATAGAGAATGTACGTGATGTACAGGTATACGATATCGAAGAATTAATAGCAAAGGAAAAACCTTTTCCTTTTATCGTCACCATTTTAGAATATATCCAAGAAAATGCTGATTTTTTACGGGCTGTTCTTGGACCAAATGGTGACCCCTCATTTCAGGAAAAATTAAAAGAAGTCATGATTCAAAATTTCTTTTTCAAAAAATTAAATAATCCTTCAACAACTGTACCTATTGATATTTTGACAACGTATATTTCGTCTGCTCATTTGGGAGTGATCCAACAATGGCTAAATACAGGGATGAAGCAATCGCCAGAAGAAATGGCCTCGATTTTATTTAGAATCATCACAAAGGGACCTATTGTAGCGATTGGGTTTGGTAATCGGGTACAGGAAAAGTAA
- a CDS encoding transmembrane-type terpene cyclase, translating to MFNQGDFLSILQLGTGLFWIVTYILIIIRGYQDENYGMPMVAICANISWEFIFTFILPHSGPQKIITLIWFLLDIIIMMQYLKYGRKEIKKGTSADYFYLSFFIALGFSFFIIIAMTFEFNDVEGKYTAFSQNLMMSGLFISLLLSRGNTSGQSIYIAIFKMLGSLFAAVAFFIYFRTDLITILSIATFVYDWIYIVLLRKFYRKNRI from the coding sequence TTGTTTAATCAGGGAGACTTTCTTTCTATTTTACAATTAGGTACGGGTCTATTTTGGATTGTAACTTATATTCTAATCATCATTCGAGGGTACCAAGATGAAAATTATGGAATGCCTATGGTAGCTATTTGTGCAAACATATCATGGGAATTTATTTTTACCTTCATTTTACCTCACTCAGGACCACAAAAAATCATTACACTCATTTGGTTTTTACTGGATATTATCATTATGATGCAATATCTAAAGTATGGACGAAAGGAAATCAAGAAGGGGACTTCAGCAGATTATTTTTACTTATCATTTTTTATAGCTCTCGGATTCAGTTTTTTTATCATCATAGCGATGACTTTTGAGTTTAATGATGTGGAAGGAAAATATACTGCTTTTTCGCAAAATTTAATGATGTCTGGGCTTTTTATCTCTCTATTATTAAGTAGAGGGAACACAAGCGGTCAATCAATCTATATTGCGATATTTAAAATGCTAGGAAGCTTATTTGCTGCTGTTGCATTTTTTATTTATTTCAGAACAGATCTGATTACGATCCTATCAATTGCAACTTTCGTATATGACTGGATTTATATCGTTCTTTTGCGAAAGTTTTATAGAAAAAATAGAATCTAG
- a CDS encoding S8 family peptidase gives MEQKLHLIPYEVNAVMEEVSEVPKGIELIAAPKIWEKSKGKGITVAILDTGCDVTHPDLSERIIGGRNFTGDDNGNPDVYTDYNGHGTHVAGTIAAVHNGAGVVGVAPEANLLILKVLDKNGSGQYDWIINGINYAVEQKVDIISMSLGGSKDVLELHQAIQSAIANQILVVCAAGNEGDGQSSSDELTYPACYNEVISVGSINLQRRSSKFSNSNNEVDLVAPGEEILSTYLNGKYAKLSGTSMATPHISGALALIKEIATKNFERNLTEDELYAQLIKRTIPLGNSPKLEGNGLVYLTLEDFLSDVFNQKLSAQVLKINGKARIAKL, from the coding sequence ATGGAGCAAAAGTTACATTTAATTCCGTATGAAGTGAATGCAGTTATGGAAGAAGTGTCTGAGGTACCAAAAGGGATTGAGCTTATTGCAGCTCCGAAAATTTGGGAGAAATCTAAAGGGAAGGGAATCACTGTCGCGATATTGGACACAGGCTGTGATGTCACCCATCCTGATTTGAGTGAGCGTATTATCGGCGGACGGAATTTCACGGGCGATGATAATGGAAATCCTGATGTATACACTGACTATAATGGCCATGGAACCCATGTGGCTGGTACAATTGCTGCTGTCCATAATGGTGCAGGAGTAGTTGGTGTTGCACCTGAAGCAAATTTATTGATTTTAAAAGTGCTTGATAAAAACGGATCAGGTCAATACGACTGGATCATAAATGGAATTAACTATGCAGTTGAACAAAAGGTGGATATTATCTCCATGAGCCTCGGCGGTTCTAAGGATGTATTAGAGTTGCACCAAGCAATTCAAAGTGCAATCGCTAACCAAATTCTAGTAGTTTGTGCTGCTGGAAATGAGGGAGATGGACAGAGTTCTTCAGATGAATTGACCTATCCTGCCTGCTACAATGAAGTTATCAGTGTTGGATCGATTAATCTGCAACGCCGTTCTTCTAAATTTTCAAATTCGAATAATGAAGTCGACTTAGTAGCCCCTGGTGAAGAAATCCTTTCAACGTATTTAAATGGAAAATATGCAAAACTAAGCGGCACTTCGATGGCAACACCGCATATATCAGGTGCACTTGCACTCATAAAAGAAATTGCCACCAAAAACTTTGAGCGAAATCTAACAGAAGATGAGCTGTATGCACAGTTAATAAAGAGAACGATTCCTTTAGGAAACTCGCCAAAACTCGAAGGCAACGGGTTGGTGTACTTAACATTAGAGGATTTCTTATCGGATGTGTTCAACCAAAAATTATCTGCACAGGTGTTGAAAATTAATGGAAAAGCTAGAATTGCTAAATTGTGA
- a CDS encoding endonuclease I family protein, protein MEKLELLNCEWETAKSNFLKYKENRPYYDEKKDKKVKNQYYQCISFTDANLSEKLHTLLETTHTDPLNYSPHRYVYPWVDLQENGSLKSLYSGNGMDPLSVIEKDIRLHEMQTKGLIGIFSDDLLNCEHVVPQSWFDKKEPMRGDLHHLFACEPTCNSSRSNYPYFDFYDYVPEGSILGIKDGCGKAEESKFEPEYGKGIVARATLYFLIRYPNTIKKELVNVPILLKWHQTFPVSIYEKHRNLAIHELQGNRNPFIDFPEMAESIVTI, encoded by the coding sequence ATGGAAAAGCTAGAATTGCTAAATTGTGAATGGGAAACGGCCAAGTCAAACTTTTTAAAATATAAGGAAAATCGACCCTATTATGACGAAAAGAAAGATAAGAAAGTCAAGAATCAATACTATCAATGCATTTCATTCACGGATGCTAATCTTTCAGAAAAGCTTCATACATTGCTTGAAACAACACATACAGATCCGTTAAACTACAGCCCGCATCGTTATGTGTACCCATGGGTTGATTTGCAGGAAAACGGTTCATTAAAAAGCCTTTATTCTGGAAATGGGATGGATCCACTTTCTGTCATAGAGAAGGACATTCGTCTCCATGAAATGCAGACAAAAGGGTTAATCGGCATCTTTTCGGATGATCTATTAAACTGTGAGCATGTAGTGCCTCAATCATGGTTCGATAAAAAAGAACCAATGAGAGGAGACTTGCATCATCTATTTGCTTGCGAACCCACCTGCAATAGTAGTCGCAGCAACTATCCTTACTTCGATTTCTACGATTATGTCCCTGAAGGATCAATTTTAGGAATCAAAGATGGTTGCGGCAAGGCTGAAGAAAGTAAATTCGAACCAGAATACGGTAAAGGAATCGTTGCCAGAGCAACACTCTATTTCCTAATTCGCTATCCAAACACAATAAAAAAAGAACTAGTGAATGTTCCTATATTGTTAAAATGGCATCAAACATTTCCGGTATCCATCTATGAAAAGCATCGTAACCTAGCGATCCATGAACTTCAAGGCAATCGGAACCCATTTATTGATTTTCCGGAGATGGCAGAAAGTATCGTAACCATATAA
- a CDS encoding C40 family peptidase: MFVGGVIITLSSRISKWVLTVVSMLALFAAFTFGQASNAKASINYGEEVSQVAQRYVNTPYKWGGTTPKGFDASGFTQYIYKKAATKKVIPRTSATQYKEGTSVRQNQLKQGDLVFYATGKKGVVSFVAIYNGDGTFTGVTMDGVKVVKMNGKYWKDRYIGAKRIIK; this comes from the coding sequence ATGTTCGTAGGAGGGGTTATTATTACTTTATCTTCACGTATTTCAAAGTGGGTATTAACAGTTGTTTCCATGCTGGCATTATTTGCGGCATTTACTTTTGGTCAAGCAAGCAATGCAAAAGCCTCCATCAATTATGGAGAAGAAGTTTCACAAGTAGCACAACGTTATGTAAATACTCCTTATAAATGGGGAGGAACGACGCCAAAAGGTTTTGATGCTAGTGGATTTACACAATATATTTATAAAAAAGCAGCTACTAAAAAGGTAATACCAAGAACAAGTGCCACGCAATATAAAGAAGGTACATCTGTTAGACAAAATCAATTAAAACAAGGCGATTTAGTCTTTTATGCTACAGGGAAAAAAGGAGTAGTATCTTTTGTTGCCATTTACAATGGTGATGGGACATTTACTGGCGTTACGATGGATGGTGTAAAAGTTGTTAAAATGAATGGAAAGTATTGGAAAGATCGCTATATTGGTGCAAAACGAATTATTAAATAA